The genomic DNA TAAAAGTTTTGAAAATCATGGTTGAAAGATATTTTGGAGGACTGCTGTGATGCTGGgttttgcccccacccccccacccccgttttttttttttttcctgaaatctGCTTTGATTATTACCATGGAGAGTTTCCCCAAAGGCAGTTCTTGGCATCGTATCATTGTTAAGTATTTTGGTCATAGGTGGACTTATTATGAGAGGGTTCACATGTTTCTATACAActtgcaaatattattttttgatcTAAATAAAGATTCATGTTCCCATCTAGCATCTGTAATTTCGTATTCTTATGCTTAAAGAGTTATCTCAAATTATATAATCTCGGGCTCCATCAAAACCTGGTTTTGCCCCTGACTGTAGATCCAGTTGTTTGTGAATCTGGGAAGAAACGCAGTGACCTAATTGTGCTACTGTTGCCCTCAGGGTAGAGTTGCCTGATGTGTCAGATGAAAAGTCAAGCTATCCAGTTAGATATGACTTTCAGGCAAACTATGAGTAATGTTTTAGTATCACTATATCCCAAATATTTCATgagacatactttttttttaaagtattttctctgTTAACCTGGCATCAGCAGTAGCAGCCATGGTTGAAAGGGTCAGACGGTAGTGACATGGGCCACTTCCCCAAACTGGCTGTGGCAGGTAAATGTTAATCAGAGGTACTGATAACCTATAGAACTTTGACCCTTATCTTCTGCTTCTCTATAGTTTTGTTTTAAACCAAGTAGTATCTGGTTGTCTCTGGCTGAATCTGAcaacccagaggcagagaggagctgccgggagccggtccatgcttgctgtttcaagggacctggcatatatggcatactgttcttaatatgtttgctcaccttcttggcactatgtgttttaaccaaggtctctgagaaaggttgtttccccaggtagggattttcccctgaagttagggagggaataaaacctcttaactaagtgccaggcgggtaattaatcactttaactacgaacaatcatgcttaagctacataatctttattccctggaatggagataagaaacgccctaacctttggaatagagattgataggattggaatcaactggtataaatacagatgtaacaagacagaatttagaagacagaaccaagaggcacagaacctagaccagaacctacacagaacctagagacagaacatggcaaaagatcctggactgaacctgactaaggaaattggcaagagaacctgactagaacctggtgactgaacctggctggagaacctggacagaacctggctggagaacctagcgagggaacatggctacagaacctggctggagaacctggagaacctagcaagagaacatggatacagaacctggctggagatcctaaacagaactttgctggagatccagaccagaacttggctggagatcctggctagagatcctggctaggctgctgatcaactgaacgctgtctccgtgtcattccttcttcgccgactccgtccacacctttggggacccctggacctgctggggttggaccccagcaaggaGCTGCGTGTCAGCAAGGTAGGATCACTGAGCCTCCTAACGTAGCTCTGGAAGGCATCTGTGGCAACTGTTCAACTCCTTCCTCCTACGGATTTTACAAATGTGAAGAGAAAAGCCTAGGGGCCCTAAAATAGATCAGTACGAGGCCACTGTAAGTAACTATTCTGATGCACAACAATTGTAAAACCTTTATTGGGATCGCATTGCCTTTGTTAACTCTCAGAATACCCCTGCGACGTAATGGTTATTATTACAATTCCCATGTagcagatgagcaaactgaggctcagagaggttaagtaacctgtccaaggccacacagctgggaagtAATAGAAATGAGATTTGAGTCTGACTTCAAATCCCAGACCTTTCCCCTTCTACCAGCATTTTCCAAACTGCAGCCTTTGTGGTGATGTCGTAACTTCTCAGTTTTCAGCATCTGTGTTCCTTCTGTCCAATGCATGACTATTTTCTTTAAATGgactcattttaaaaatcctaaggGCACTTCATAATAGGAAGTTTATATCTGTACTGTAACTAGAACACCGGTTATCTCCTatcataaaaataaggaaattatacAACTGTATGTGGTTAGAACCATGTTATTCAATTCTGGGTAGTTTTTGTTATCTTCCTGCCTATGAAATTGGGACTGATTTCTCACGCTATGATTTAATGTGACTTAATGCTATGAGCACAAACCTCCCCCATCATCTCTGGTACAGCCAGTGGTACCTGCTTCCTACTGTGACAACACTGTTCTGCATCACCCCGCTTCTCAGGAGatcccaggggccagggccactGTTCTGAAACAGATGCTCCCGGAGGCTCAGAACTGGAAGACATGTAGGTGGGTCTTCTAACCTCCTACCCAAggcaaacattttctttctttcttttcttttttttttttttaatcctcactaggatattttttcattgatttttttagagagagtgaaagacagagagaaatatcgctgtgagagaaacatagattggttgcctccggcacacgccccaaccagaggtctgggctggggaggagcctacaactgaggtacgtgcccttgaccggaatcaaacctggaacccttcagtcctcaggttgacGCTGTACCCACTGAACCAGACTAGCTAGGACAAGGTAAAACATTTTCTGTGTGCCATTCTTGACCGGTGACTGAATTATCTGAGAAGTAGCTGGGTTCTAATGGCTAAGGACATAAAATAAGTGCTGGCTCATCACGAGtgttaaataaatgttagctattattctAAACAAAGTTCGTGCACAGAAAAGGCAGCATCCTATAGTCATGAAGGTGGTTGCCTCTGCCATCCATCTCCCTGGGGTTATCCCTGGATCCTCCTTAAACTGCATGTGCGTATCCTTGAGTATCAACAACATTGCAGGTTAAGTCTTTCCTGAGCATGCCATCTGCTTAAAGAAGGTCCAGGCCACCACTCCTCTGTATGTCAGGGAAGGCAACTCCTTACACGGCTGCTCTGAACTCCTGCTCAATAGGTtgaacttgtttctttttttaatttcagttaatCAGGTGCTGCTGTTCCTTCTGATTGTGACCCTCTGTGGGATTCTGTATAAGAAAGTTCACAAGGGGACTGTGCTCAAGAATGAAGCAGGTATGCTAGGTGACATAAGCCAGGCACCAAAAGACAAGTAGCGTGTGAATCCTCTTAGGTGAGGTACTTAGACCGTCAAAATCctaagacagaaagtagaatggtggttgccaggggctgaggggaggggaagatggggagttagtgtttaatgggtagaGTGCCAactttacaagatgaaaagagttatgGGGATGGGTGGTAGAGATGGTCGGACAACGGggtaaatgtatttaataccactgaactgtacacttaaaaatggttaagatggtaaattttatgttgtgcattttaccacaattcaaaaaaatataccCCCTATAATATGGATAAACCTCacaaacattatgctaaatggaaGAAGCCAGATTCCTTCTATCTTAGGGTTTTGGTGTCCTCAATAGGTAGTTTCCACCTGTGGTCTAAGGTGGCTGCTATCATAGCAACATTCCAGCCAAGGGGAAGTGAAAAGgaggggggggctggaggggggggcggtgagCAAGTTTCTTATAAAAGCAAACCCAGTAGTTGTACACATCACTTGAACTAACATCCCACTGGTTGGAACTTGACGACTTagagctgcaagggagtctggaaAACATTCTTAGTGGTTGGCCATGTGCCAGCGAAAATTCCAGCATTataagggaagaagaaagactGGATATTGATGAACAATCCACAGCCTCTTCCACACTCTGCTTTCCTTCCCTCGGGGGTGTGGAAGACAAGTTTAATGGACCCGACTGTGAAATTCCTTCATGTTCCAAGACACTGATTTTGGTTTCCAGGTGAGGACTCTGGGACTCCCGAGGAACTGGACGCTGAGATCCCCGTGGTGATCTGCGCAGCAGCAGGGAGGATGGGGGCTGCGATGGCCGCCATCAATAGCATCTACAGCAACACGGATGCCAACATTTTGTTCTATGTAGTTGGGCTCCGGAATACTCTGTCTCGAATACGGTAAGTTGTAtacttcagcggttctcaaccttgggtcgcgacccctttgggggtcaaatgaccctttcacaggggtcgcctaagatcattggaaaacacatatataattacatattgtttttgtgattaatcactatgctttaattatgttcaatttgtaacaatgaaattgggggtcaccacaacatgaggaactgtactaaggGGTCGCTGCATtgggaaggttgggaaccactgctatagatgttggagttttctacttttttttgaTCTTCCTTGTTTTTCCTTAaatggatttccttttttttttctcatttgagaaATGTCATTCAAATTAAGAAGGGGATGACCTGAGGTTTATTTGGTGACTTGATAAATGTGTTGCCTCACTAAGGAATTTCTAGCAAAGCCTCACTAATCTGGTAGGGCTGTGTGTCATGGTGCAGAATTGAATTGTCTAATGAACTAAAGAACCCCAATCCTTAAGCAGTTTATATGAAATTCATTCTTTCTAAAatggtttctcttttctttactttcttaaCCTGAAAGAATATTAGTGtaatataatcattttaatatGGCTCAGAATCATATAGATAacaaacccaatttaaaaattcctttgtCACTAATTATAATTTTTGAACTGCAAAGTGATATCTTTCATGTCCCTCACCAcactaataaataaattggagTTGGATTGAAAAGAAATatacatgccgaaaccggtttggctcagtggatagagcttcggcctgcggactgaaaggtcccaggttcgattccggtaaagggcatgtaccttgggcacatccccagtaggagatgtgcaggaggcagctgatccccagtaggagatgtgcaggaggcagctgatcgatgtttctctctcatcgatgtttctaactctctatctctatcccttcctctctgtaaaaaatcaatgaaatatattttaaaaaaaaaagaaagaaaagaaatatacagaaaatcaaattttaaatgtattattaaaatgtagactagccctagctagtttggctcagtgggtagagcattggccctcagactgaagggtcctgggttcgattctggtcaagggcacgttccttggttgcaggctcgatccctggccccagtcggggcatgtgcaggaggcaaccaatcgatgtgtctctctcacattgatgttcctctctctgtctcccccctcccttccactctctctaaaaatcattagaacaatatcctcaggtaaggattaacaaaacaaaaagaaaaaagaccagaAAGATCTCCACTGTTAACAGTGACCATCTCTGGGGAGGATGGAATATTTGGGGAAAGCAGTGATGAAGGGAATTTCAAGGTGTCTCAAGTGTTATTCCCATCAGTTACAAGAAGAATGTATTTACAGATGGTTTTTATAACCATATTTGTGGGTAGTATCGCCATTAGGAGGTACTGAGATATGTAAGACATTTGCTCCTAATCTAAATGGTCCTTGGTTGCTGTGGGTTTTGGAGGCTTATATGTGctttctgggttttttgttttgttttgttttgtttttgtcccaTTTGTCACTCTTCTTATAATTTACTGTTGCAAATGGGCTCATTTAGTCTGCCCCTCCGTTATCTGTGGGTATAGATAACAAACCCAAAGGATGGCTTGTGTGATATGTTCTGAGTAAGGGTCTGTACTTGAACAGTAGTTATGAGCTTCAGGATTGTATGACATTTGAGCAGGGAATGATTCCCAGTTCACCAccccttattttaaaatatttaaaaaactcttTTCACTGAAGTATAACGCAAATACAGGAAATTGTATAAACCCCATGTACAGCTTAGTGAATCATCACAAATGTGTAATAGACACACCCTTCAACAACCACCACACCAACACTTGGTGCAGTCAGTCTTTTTAACTTTGCCATTCTGAGGAGTGCCAGCAGTGTCTCATTGTGGGGTTCCCTTATTTCTAATGAGGTTGAGCACTTTTTCACACACTTCTTGGCTGTTTGGATATGCATGCCTGAGTCTCTTGCCGATTTTTCAGCTGGGCTGACTGACTTCTTATTGGCATGGCTGCCTCCCGCCCgcagctttattgagaaataattgatagAATACATTGTGTAAATGGCTACTTTTTATGGTTCAAATTGATCTAAATTTTGTTGGGAAGATTTAATTCctttgtcaatttaaaaaaatattttgtattgattccagaaaggaagggagagggagagagagatagaaacatcagtaataagagagaatcattaatttgctgcacaccccacactcacaGTCTGTGAgtaggggattgagcctgcaacctgggcatgtgccctgactgggaattgaatcttgacctcctggttcataggttgaaggtcaaccactgaaccatgctggccagggtctTGGTCATTTTTTAATCAACAAGAAATACTACTATGTGTGGTTTACgtgttgaaaattttattttgagatgaTTTCTTACAAGAAAACTCTTATGAGTTAGATTAAAAGATAGATgttctggcctggcctggcctggccagcgtggctcagtggttgaacattgacctaggagctaggaggtcatggttcgattcccggtcaggccatatgcctgggttgcaggctcaatccccagtgtggggtgtgcaggaggcagccgatcaatgattctctctgatcactgatgtttctatctctttccttcttccttcctctctgaaatccataaaaagaaatattttttaaaagatagaagttccgccgaaaccagtttggctcagtggatagagcgtcagcctgcggactgaagggtcccaggttctattccggtcaagggcatgtgcttgggttgtgggcacatctccagtgggagatgtgcaggaggcggctgatcgatgtttctctctcatcgatgtttctaactctctctctcccttcctctctgtaaaaaatcaataaaatatattttttaaaaaaagatagaagtTCTGTAAGACTGAGAAAATGTGAGGGGAGAAGTCAGGGAATGAGGAGGGATGGGGAAGactgagagacagagacagagaaacacaggTAAATTCAaatggccctggagtcaaaacgGCAGGGTAAAGGTGACGTCAGTCACCACAGAAGGTTGATAATATCCCGCTTTGCTTCATAATATTACAGAGTTGCTGACATGTGACAAGAATGGTACTGGCAACTACAGATGCTGCCTTATAAGAAAGGGGGAATGCTACTAGTATGTTCTTCCAATTACCTGTGGAGATGACATAGATGTGGGGAGATATTTGGTTattactattttgttttatttcctttgcagaaaaagttatgtgaataataataataaataatggaaaaatttAAACCAGACCAGATGGGGGGAAAATTGGGAATTACAGACTAAACTCTACTAaggttacatattttatttttaactttctaagGAGCCAATGGATTGAGGCAATAGTCAAATTGAGGAAAGGTGGGATGTGTATACTagaggttgttttttgtttgttttttatctcctTAGAAAATGGATCGAACATTCTAAATTGAGAGAAATAAACTTTAAAGTCGTGGAATTCAACCCTATGGTCCTCAAAGGGAAGATCCGACCAGACTCAGCGAGGCCGGAGCTGCTCCAGCCTGTGAGTAGGACTGTGCTGTGCTGGGGGCGGTCCTTGGTGAGCCCCTGTTCTGTTCGGTTTGGAGTTCTCGCCACTGGGATGCAGACGGAATAGTTCTGAAGCCTCACAGTTGTTAGATCTTCACCAAACTCTGCTTCTTTGTAATTTATAAGTCACTTGCTTCCGAAAGGATTTAAGATGGTTTACATCAACATAACAGAGTAGTCAAGGAAGGAATGAAGCTTAAGAACATGTGGGATGCATTTATGTGTGTGGATAtgcctgagggggtgggggaaggggccaggTAGGGAGGCCAGGGAAAAACATTCCCAACCCCACAGGCTGCTGTGATTGGGCATAACATTTATCTTGGAATATCCCAGAAACCGAGGAAAACCGGTAGCATGATGGATTATATACTTCCTAGTATCGACTAAGATAATATTTTCAGAAGACACCAGCTCTTTTCCTAGCTTTGGAATCTTAAGGTATTTTACTGCAAGGGTTCTTACCAAAGGGACCGACTCTCCCCTGCAAAAAGAGTGGCGTCGATGGCAGATTTACAGGAAATGTAGCCACCTTCTACATATAATTGCTACTTAAACCCATCCTTGAAAATGGACTCAATTCTAAGCCCTCTTCGTAATGACATGATCTTTCCCCAGTTCCAGATGTTTATGATTGGAGCGCCAGCTGGGCCGGGCCTTTGGATTAAGCTGTGTGGTGGCTAATAAACTCCCACTCTCTGCTGACGCTCCTCCATTTTCTGGTTCAAGGAGCTGAGGTTGAGCTTATAGTTGAGGATGgcgcccgtgtgtgtgtgtgtgtgtgtgtgtgtgtgtgtgtgtgtgtgtgtgtgtgtgtaaggctGATTTAGCTCACAGCAGTCAAATTACTGAATGTAGAGGAAGACAGGCAATTTGTGGCCTGAAGATTCAGGAGGAAGCCTCTGCGACTCCCACTGAACCCCAGCACCCTTGGAAGACACTGTGCCCTGTGCCTCTTCCCCACCGTCGCTTCTTCTGTTGTTTCACAGCTGAACTTTGTTCGGTTTTATCTCCCTCTGCTGATCCACCAACACGAGAAAGTCATCTATTTGGACGACGATGTCATTGTACAAGGTATACTCGCCGACTGCCTGGAGCACTTGGAAAAGGAGCTGCTGATAAGTAGAATGACTGTCTGTCTTCATTTTCCAAAGAGTTAGCTGCCCAGTGGTTTTTTTCCTGCTTATTAAACTTGGGACTATAGTATTGTTGCAAATTCAGGAATATTTTGAAAACAGGGGTTGATACTTACTTCCCTGGACAGTCCAGTTGGCTTTTTGAAAGCCACTCTCAGATTGTTAAAGATTGAGATAAATAGCTTGGCTGCCTTTCCATTCTCTGCACCACTAAAATGTATGGAGTGATAGTCTCACTGATGACATTCTTAGAACTAAGTTTTGGTGTTTAAATGCAAATaagaaagccctggccggtgtggctcagttggtggagcatcgtcccatgcactgaaagatcaCCAGTTCAGTGCTTCCGAGAGACAACTCATCAACATttcttctcacatcaatgtttctctctctccctctcccttcctctctgtaaaattaatTGAAAACATATTAAATGCAAATAAGACAAGCATCGGTGGGGTACCTACATAGCaatagaaataaagacatttgcCCAATGCCCAGCTGAGCTTCTTATCAGGTGGCTTTCTAAATTGAGCTGAGCTATTCTTATTCAGTAAATCGCCAACCacatgaaatcgggggtcacacACTTCTCCCCCACAGCAAAACCAGGGATTAGTTAAAACTCTAAGGCTCTATGCAGCCCTAAAACTCATGCTGCACTCTCTGAACTCCTGGTGTTTCTAAATGCAGGTGATATCCAGGAGCTGTATGACACCACCTTGGCCCTGGGCCACGCGGCCGCCTTTTCAGATGACTGTGATTTGCCCTCGCTTCAGGACAGGCACAGACTTGTGGGGCTGCAGGTGAGCACACTGTCTCAGAAATCctgcctttcccccctcccccaactcagAATGAGTGCAAGCTACCGTCTGGATTGCTGGAGGCGGaacccaggggcctgggcttccgatGGACACCCCAGCTCCACTCTGTGGTGACTCCCGGGCATGTTCCGGAACCCTGCAGGAGCCACTTTTCTTATCTGAAACATGGCAACAATAATATCCATGTTATCGTGTCTCTGTGAGCTGTGATGAAATAGCGTGTCCGGTCTTCAGTGAATGCACCAGGAATGAGTTATCTAGGTCCCTCTTAACCTCCCTTCTGTCAGAGGTGGTGTTTTCTGTAAAAGAGACTTGCTGAGTCTTTGGTTCTGCTTTCAGAGTTTTAGCCATTGCttccccgccaccaccaccgcaCCACCCCCAGTAGAGGGAAATGCTGATTTTGTTCAAGGGTAAAGAGCTCCTTACCTGGGTGGAAATGAGAAAAGGTGAACCTGTACGTAATACTGAGACCAAAAGAATGGCTTTAAAATGCAAGGTGTTATTAAGAATCGAATGTTGTTCTTCAAAAAAGTTCCAGGGAACAATTTTTAAATGGTGACATTCAAGAAGTGGCATGCTTTAAGGTCTACACTCTGGGGTCAGACCCGACCTCGGCTCCATCACCTAAGTAGCttgaggcaagttacttaaccaattgttttctcctttatttgCCAAATAGGGGGGAATCGCTGTGAGAACTAAGTTAGTTAATACATGTGAAGTTATGGCACACACATAATGAGGTAATGCATGTGCAGTTCTTagaacggtgcctggcacatagaaagtgCTCGAGTATGTCTGTTACTTCCGTGTCATGTCTGAGCACTCCACTGAGGTAGATTATGGCAGCCCACGTGTGTGAAACATTATGTCCTGCCTGGTGTTACATTCATTCAGCTATGCACCGAGTGCTTCCTATGTGCCTGACAGTTTTAGGTTCTAATAATACCGCAAACAAAACTAAAATCCCTGCCTTTGCatagcttacattctagtgggaagACAAGTAAGGTACTTAACAGAggatctgggtggaggtgggctgtATGTTAGGGCGACCATGGAAGGCTCCACTGAGATGGTGTCGTGAACCTATACCTGAAAGAATGAAGGGAACCACTTAAGCAGGGAGAACAACATTCCAAGAAAATGTTgccagcaagtgcaaaggtcctgaggcaggggTGTATCTGGCGGATTAAAGAACAAGGTCGATGTGGCAGAGGGATCCAGGGGGAGAATAATGGACATTGCGGAGCAGATGGCGTAGGGCAGGGCAGGCCATTTTAGGAACTGTGGCTTTTACTCTGAGAGAGATGGAAGGCATTAGAGGAGCTTGGAGCAGATGAGTAACATAGAGACAGAGTGGGGTTGAAAGGGGTGGAAGAAGCAGGAACACCGGTTAGGAGGAACGTGCAGAAATCCAGTGAGTGGTCATGATGGCCCGGACAAGGAAGGCAGCAGGAGAGGCAGTGGGA from Myotis daubentonii chromosome 2, mMyoDau2.1, whole genome shotgun sequence includes the following:
- the GLT8D2 gene encoding glycosyltransferase 8 domain-containing protein 2; protein product: MALLRKINQVLLFLLIVTLCGILYKKVHKGTVLKNEAGEDSGTPEELDAEIPVVICAAAGRMGAAMAAINSIYSNTDANILFYVVGLRNTLSRIRKWIEHSKLREINFKVVEFNPMVLKGKIRPDSARPELLQPLNFVRFYLPLLIHQHEKVIYLDDDVIVQGDIQELYDTTLALGHAAAFSDDCDLPSLQDRHRLVGLQNTYMGFLDYRKKTIKDLGISPSTCSFNPGVIVANMTEWKHQRITKQLERWMQKNVEENLYSSSLGGEVATSPMLIVFHGKYSTINPLWHIRHLGWSPDTRYSEHFLQEAKLLHWNGRHKPWDFPSVHNDLWESWFVPDPAGIFKLSHQNR